One genomic segment of Planctomycetota bacterium includes these proteins:
- a CDS encoding Gfo/Idh/MocA family oxidoreductase: MAFGFGIIGCGMISRFHAKAIADVKGGKLVACFDAFPASADKLAAETGCKAYHDLDAMLKNPAVEIVTIGTPSGAHLDPAVAAARAGKHVIVEKPLEITLKRCDKIIAECEKAGVKLGAIFPSRFHDSSQQIRRAIDSGRFGKLAMGDAYVKWFRSQQYYDSGAWRGTWELDGGGALMNQAIHNVDLLAWFMGPVAEIRAQVATLAHERIAVEDTAVATLRFANGALGVIEASTAAYPGYLKRLELHGSTGSAMMEEEDLVKWDFAKPEKRDAAIIAGMNGRKSTGGGAGDPSAIGHHGHAKQFQDMVDAIKKDRRPAVDGPEARRSVEIILGIYKAAETGKPVTLPLAGDPKLKARSIKLDKTQPKPAGGKKK; encoded by the coding sequence ATGGCCTTCGGTTTTGGCATCATCGGTTGCGGCATGATCTCGCGCTTTCACGCCAAGGCGATTGCCGACGTGAAGGGAGGCAAGCTCGTCGCCTGTTTCGACGCGTTCCCCGCCTCGGCCGACAAGCTGGCCGCCGAGACCGGCTGCAAGGCGTATCATGACCTGGACGCGATGCTCAAGAACCCGGCCGTCGAGATCGTGACCATCGGCACGCCCAGCGGCGCGCACCTGGATCCGGCCGTGGCCGCCGCCCGAGCCGGCAAGCACGTGATCGTCGAAAAGCCGCTCGAGATCACCCTGAAGCGCTGCGACAAGATCATTGCCGAGTGCGAGAAGGCGGGCGTGAAGCTGGGGGCGATCTTCCCCTCGCGGTTCCACGATTCGAGCCAGCAGATTCGCCGCGCCATCGACAGCGGCCGCTTCGGCAAGCTGGCCATGGGGGACGCCTATGTGAAGTGGTTCCGCTCGCAACAGTACTACGATAGCGGCGCCTGGCGCGGCACATGGGAACTGGACGGCGGCGGCGCGCTGATGAACCAGGCGATCCACAACGTCGATCTGCTGGCCTGGTTCATGGGCCCGGTCGCCGAGATTCGCGCCCAGGTTGCTACCCTGGCCCACGAACGAATCGCCGTCGAAGACACCGCCGTCGCCACGTTGCGGTTCGCCAACGGCGCGCTCGGCGTGATCGAAGCCTCCACGGCCGCGTATCCGGGTTACTTGAAGCGGCTGGAACTGCACGGCTCGACCGGCTCAGCCATGATGGAAGAAGAAGACCTGGTAAAGTGGGACTTTGCCAAGCCCGAGAAGCGCGACGCGGCGATCATCGCCGGCATGAACGGCCGCAAGAGCACCGGCGGCGGCGCGGGCGACCCCTCGGCCATCGGCCACCACGGGCACGCCAAGCAGTTTCAGGATATGGTCGACGCCATCAAGAAGGACCGCCGCCCGGCCGTTGACGGCCCCGAGGCGCGGCGCAGCGTCGAGATCATCCTGGGCATCTACAAAGCGGCCGAGACGGGCAAGCCGGTGACATTGCCGTTGGCCGGCGACCCAAAGCTGAAGGCCCGCAGCATCAAGCTGGACAAGACGCAGCCCAAGCCCGCCGGTGGCAAGAAGAAATAA
- a CDS encoding DUF1501 domain-containing protein — MLNLTGRGTAHTCDGLSRRDFLQVGSLGAIGLTLADMVAAEAQGKVVPGKDDRSCILIFNLGAPSQIDTWDMKPDAPSEIRGPFKPISTASSEIQISEIFPLMAQHADKYSLVRSCYHTAAAVHDTGHQMMQTGRLFTGGINTPHAGCVVSYLKGRRTDLPAHVILPEPMGRTGGNLPHGQDAGFLGKAHDPFVLMADPSKPDFKVPDLLPPAQIGEARLNRRQKLRDIVDQTVKDFEASDDAQLLDSNFQAAFRLMTSKQAREAFDLTREPKAVRERYGMNRFGQCCLLSRRLVEAGVRFVTVNTFLTVFDEITWDIHGSKPFTSIEGMRDIVAPMYDQAYSALLEDLTQRGMLNNTLVASLAEFGRTPRVNPAGGRDHWPQCWTSAFAGGGVQGGRVVGRSDQVGGVPAERPVDAGEVVGTIFHSLGLNLETTLPGPQKRPFALVDHGKHEIRELF; from the coding sequence ATGCTCAATTTGACCGGTCGTGGAACCGCTCACACGTGCGATGGCCTGTCGCGGCGCGACTTCTTGCAAGTCGGCTCGCTGGGGGCGATTGGCCTGACGCTGGCCGATATGGTCGCCGCCGAGGCCCAGGGCAAAGTGGTGCCCGGCAAGGACGACCGGTCCTGCATCTTGATCTTCAACCTGGGCGCGCCGAGCCAGATCGACACCTGGGACATGAAGCCGGACGCGCCGTCGGAAATCCGCGGGCCGTTCAAGCCGATCAGCACCGCGTCGAGCGAGATTCAGATTTCGGAAATCTTCCCACTGATGGCGCAGCACGCCGACAAGTACTCGCTGGTGCGCAGCTGCTACCACACCGCGGCTGCGGTACACGACACCGGACACCAGATGATGCAGACCGGGCGCTTGTTCACCGGCGGCATCAACACACCTCACGCGGGCTGCGTGGTCAGCTACTTGAAGGGTCGCCGCACCGATCTGCCGGCCCACGTCATTCTGCCCGAGCCGATGGGTCGCACCGGCGGGAACCTGCCCCACGGGCAAGACGCCGGCTTCCTGGGCAAGGCGCACGATCCGTTCGTGCTGATGGCCGACCCGTCCAAGCCTGACTTCAAGGTGCCCGACCTGCTGCCGCCGGCCCAGATTGGCGAAGCGCGCTTGAATCGGCGGCAGAAGCTGCGCGACATCGTCGACCAGACGGTAAAAGATTTCGAGGCCAGCGACGACGCCCAGTTGTTGGACAGTAACTTCCAGGCGGCGTTCCGGCTGATGACCAGCAAGCAAGCCCGCGAGGCGTTCGATCTGACGCGCGAGCCGAAGGCCGTTCGCGAGCGGTACGGCATGAACCGGTTCGGGCAATGCTGCCTGCTGTCGCGGCGGTTGGTCGAAGCCGGCGTGCGGTTCGTCACGGTCAACACCTTCTTGACCGTGTTCGATGAAATCACCTGGGACATCCACGGCAGCAAGCCGTTCACGTCGATCGAAGGCATGCGCGATATCGTCGCGCCGATGTACGATCAGGCGTACAGCGCGTTGCTTGAGGATCTGACGCAGCGCGGCATGTTGAACAACACGCTGGTGGCGTCGCTGGCCGAGTTTGGCCGCACGCCACGCGTGAACCCGGCCGGCGGTCGCGACCACTGGCCGCAATGCTGGACCAGCGCGTTTGCTGGTGGCGGCGTGCAGGGTGGCCGCGTGGTCGGTCGCAGCGACCAGGTCGGCGGCGTGCCGGCCGAACGTCCGGTTGACGCCGGCGAGGTCGTGGGGACGATCTTCCACAGCCTGGGTTTGAACTTGGAAACCACGTTGCCTGGTCCACAGAAGCGGCCCTTCGCGCTGGTCGACCACGGCAAGCACGAGATTCGGGAATTGTTTTAA
- a CDS encoding DUF1553 domain-containing protein, whose product MPRCQSLRISRRRVVVASRLFTAAALLFCSACAASAADNAGQLVILPGKIELASSEARLAPLAERVDAVGMAHGHVSKELAWSVDDPKVAVLEDGILRPTGNGTTKLRAKFGNESAEAPVTVRNMDKPFTWSFRNHVESVLAKAGCSTGPCHGAQAGKGGFKISLLGYDSAGDHSVITRQARGRRVVLSDPGHSLLLTKPTGLVPHKGGVRFKDDSIEYRVLAEWIAAGAPAPRDDDPRIERLEILPSQAQLRPGEKQPLLVLAHFTDGRVEDITRWARYTSTNESVNQVSDRGLVSVVGYGEGAITAWYLSKVVVATVAAPYQKEIPAEVFSKAPQRNLIDKLVLEKLKSLNIPPSPPTSDGEFLRRAYLDTIGMLPTVDEVTAFLADKRADKRDRLIESLLHRPEFVDYWSYKWADLLLVNSERLKTSAGEGGDPRSSQMWAYYSWIRRHVEADSPWDAMVRELLTSTGSTLENGAANYFLLHKDPLDLAETTTVAFMGTNINCARCHNHPLEKWTNDQYYQMANMFSRVRIKLTPDGGNVIYAATEGDLVQPLTGKPQPPRPLDGKAVDIDSPADRRVALATWLVGPENPAFARSVTNRVWANFMGIGLVEYVDDMRVTNPATNDKLLSALAHHLVENKYDLKSLMRLILQSATYQRDSRPVPGNEQDRRFYSRYYPRRLMAEVLLDAVSQATGAPTEFKGYPVGWRALQLPDSGVSSYFLETFGRPDRLVTCECERTQEPSMVQVLHISNGETMNNKLQAKGNRIDGWLTAKAKPEQMIEQAYLAALARQPTPQERDKILAVLAESPAAEQRQVIEDLMWGILSSKEFLFNH is encoded by the coding sequence ATGCCTCGCTGTCAATCATTGCGCATATCTCGCCGCCGCGTTGTCGTCGCTAGCCGGTTGTTCACTGCCGCGGCGCTTCTTTTCTGTTCCGCCTGCGCAGCCTCTGCCGCAGACAACGCCGGGCAACTGGTGATCCTGCCTGGCAAGATCGAGTTGGCCAGCTCCGAAGCGCGCCTCGCGCCGCTGGCCGAACGTGTTGACGCGGTAGGCATGGCGCACGGCCACGTCTCGAAGGAGCTGGCCTGGTCGGTCGACGATCCGAAAGTCGCCGTGCTCGAAGACGGCATTTTGCGCCCGACCGGTAACGGCACGACCAAGCTTCGCGCCAAGTTTGGCAACGAATCGGCCGAAGCGCCGGTCACCGTCCGCAACATGGACAAGCCGTTCACCTGGAGCTTCCGCAATCACGTCGAAAGCGTGCTGGCCAAGGCCGGCTGCAGCACGGGTCCTTGTCACGGTGCCCAAGCCGGAAAGGGGGGCTTCAAAATCTCGTTGCTTGGCTACGACTCGGCCGGCGATCATTCGGTGATCACGCGCCAAGCCCGCGGACGCCGCGTGGTGTTGAGCGACCCGGGACATAGCTTGCTGTTGACCAAGCCGACCGGGCTGGTGCCGCACAAGGGGGGCGTGCGATTCAAGGACGACTCGATCGAGTATCGGGTGCTGGCCGAGTGGATCGCCGCCGGCGCGCCCGCGCCGCGCGACGACGACCCGCGCATCGAGCGGTTGGAGATTCTGCCGTCCCAGGCGCAACTTCGGCCGGGCGAAAAACAGCCGCTGCTCGTGCTGGCCCATTTCACCGATGGCCGCGTCGAAGACATCACTCGCTGGGCGCGTTACACCTCGACCAACGAATCGGTTAACCAGGTAAGCGACCGCGGGCTGGTCAGCGTGGTCGGTTACGGCGAAGGGGCGATCACGGCCTGGTACCTGAGCAAGGTCGTCGTGGCCACCGTGGCCGCGCCCTATCAGAAAGAGATTCCCGCCGAGGTGTTCAGCAAAGCGCCGCAGCGGAACCTGATTGACAAGTTGGTGCTCGAAAAGCTCAAGAGCCTGAACATTCCGCCTTCGCCACCGACGAGTGACGGCGAGTTCCTGCGCCGCGCGTACCTCGACACGATCGGCATGCTGCCCACGGTTGACGAGGTGACGGCGTTCCTAGCCGACAAGCGCGCCGACAAGCGCGATCGGCTGATCGAGTCGCTGCTGCATCGCCCCGAGTTCGTCGACTATTGGTCGTACAAGTGGGCTGACTTACTGCTGGTGAACAGCGAACGCTTGAAGACCTCGGCCGGTGAAGGGGGCGATCCGCGGTCGTCGCAGATGTGGGCCTATTACTCCTGGATTCGCCGGCACGTCGAAGCCGACTCGCCGTGGGACGCCATGGTTCGCGAGTTGCTGACCTCGACCGGCAGTACCTTGGAAAACGGCGCGGCCAACTACTTCCTGCTGCACAAAGACCCGTTGGACCTGGCCGAGACCACGACCGTGGCCTTCATGGGGACGAACATCAACTGTGCCCGCTGCCACAACCATCCGTTGGAAAAATGGACCAACGACCAGTACTACCAGATGGCCAACATGTTCTCGCGCGTGCGAATCAAGCTGACCCCCGACGGTGGCAACGTGATCTATGCCGCCACCGAGGGCGATCTGGTCCAGCCGCTGACCGGCAAGCCGCAGCCGCCGCGCCCCCTGGACGGCAAAGCGGTGGACATCGACTCGCCGGCCGATCGGCGCGTGGCGCTGGCCACCTGGCTGGTCGGTCCCGAGAACCCGGCCTTTGCCCGCTCGGTTACCAATCGGGTCTGGGCCAACTTCATGGGAATCGGACTGGTCGAGTATGTCGACGACATGCGGGTTACGAACCCGGCCACGAATGACAAGCTGCTGAGCGCGCTGGCCCATCACCTGGTCGAAAACAAGTACGACCTCAAGTCGCTGATGCGGTTGATCCTGCAGTCGGCGACCTACCAGCGCGACAGCCGACCCGTGCCGGGCAACGAACAAGATCGCCGGTTCTACTCGCGCTACTACCCGCGGCGGCTGATGGCCGAAGTGCTCTTGGACGCGGTGAGCCAGGCGACCGGCGCGCCGACCGAGTTCAAGGGCTACCCCGTTGGGTGGCGCGCGTTGCAACTGCCCGACTCGGGCGTGTCGTCATACTTCTTGGAGACGTTCGGCCGACCCGACCGATTGGTCACGTGCGAGTGCGAACGAACCCAGGAGCCGTCGATGGTGCAGGTGTTGCACATCTCGAACGGCGAAACGATGAACAACAAGCTGCAAGCCAAGGGGAACCGCATCGACGGCTGGCTGACGGCCAAGGCGAAGCCCGAGCAGATGATCGAGCAGGCCTACCTGGCCGCGCTGGCTCGCCAGCCGACGCCGCAAGAGCGCGACAAGATCCTGGCCGTGCTGGCCGAGTCGCCGGCCGCAGAACAACGACAAGTGATCGAGGATCTAATGTGGGGCATTTTGAGTAGCAAAGAGTTTCTCTTTAATCACTAG
- a CDS encoding DUF1501 domain-containing protein yields the protein MLTIFGARHSYCDHLSRRDFLRIGGLGATGLGMADMLRLRALGAADGAKPRAVIMICLPGGPSHHDMYDMKPDAAAEVRGEFRPAPTNVPGMQFCDLMPAQAKIADKLAIVRSMRFIQPDHQLHEVFSGFPLAQRRPAFGSVVSRLLPDRPTKLPRYMSLGMNDHPRTVARAEMAMYAGEAHAPFAPVGAGRSALALSDDVPLSRLDGRTSLRDQFDALRREAERQNDQVAAFDAHRAQAIELMTTSLVRDALDTSREPAHIRALYGADVTMKHNYQFGGTWHGTNFLIARRLVEAGVPVVTISEGGWDHHGNVADVRGTIFERSREQLPAYDRSIAALVTDLHQRGLDRDVAVVVWGEFGRTPVVNKNGGRDHWLSAGFAMFACGGFKTGQMIGATDSLGAAPTTRAYTPPNVLATLYRHLGIDPHAKLTDHTGRPMGLVDDAEAIGELV from the coding sequence ATGCTCACCATCTTCGGCGCTCGGCACAGCTACTGCGACCACCTCTCGCGGCGCGACTTCTTGCGGATCGGCGGGCTCGGCGCTACCGGACTGGGCATGGCCGATATGCTGCGCCTGCGAGCGCTCGGCGCGGCCGACGGCGCGAAGCCGCGAGCCGTGATCATGATCTGTCTGCCCGGCGGGCCGTCGCATCACGACATGTACGACATGAAGCCCGACGCCGCGGCCGAAGTGCGCGGCGAGTTTCGCCCCGCGCCGACCAACGTGCCCGGCATGCAGTTCTGTGACCTGATGCCGGCGCAGGCCAAGATCGCCGACAAGCTGGCCATCGTCCGCAGCATGCGGTTCATCCAGCCCGATCACCAGTTGCACGAAGTCTTCAGCGGCTTCCCGCTGGCCCAGCGCCGGCCGGCGTTCGGCTCGGTGGTCAGTCGATTGCTGCCGGATCGGCCGACGAAGTTGCCGCGGTACATGTCGCTGGGCATGAACGATCACCCCCGCACGGTCGCCCGCGCCGAAATGGCAATGTACGCCGGCGAAGCCCACGCGCCGTTTGCACCAGTCGGCGCGGGACGCAGCGCGCTGGCCCTTTCGGACGACGTCCCCTTGTCACGCCTGGACGGGCGGACAAGCTTGCGCGACCAGTTCGACGCCCTACGGCGCGAGGCCGAGCGCCAGAACGACCAGGTGGCCGCGTTCGACGCCCATCGAGCCCAGGCGATCGAGCTGATGACCACGTCGCTCGTGCGCGACGCGCTGGACACCTCGCGCGAGCCGGCGCACATCCGTGCTCTGTACGGCGCCGACGTGACCATGAAACATAACTACCAGTTCGGCGGCACCTGGCACGGGACCAATTTCCTGATCGCGCGGCGGCTGGTCGAGGCCGGCGTGCCGGTCGTCACGATCAGCGAAGGGGGCTGGGATCATCACGGCAATGTTGCCGACGTGCGCGGCACCATCTTCGAGCGTTCGCGCGAGCAGTTGCCAGCCTACGATCGTTCGATCGCGGCCCTGGTCACCGACTTGCACCAGCGCGGGCTCGACCGCGATGTCGCCGTGGTTGTATGGGGCGAGTTCGGCCGCACGCCGGTCGTCAATAAGAATGGCGGCCGCGACCATTGGCTGAGCGCTGGCTTTGCGATGTTCGCTTGCGGCGGCTTCAAGACGGGGCAAATGATCGGCGCGACCGACAGCCTGGGCGCCGCCCCCACGACCCGGGCCTACACGCCGCCGAATGTGCTGGCGACGCTGTACCGGCACCTGGGCATCGACCCGCACGCCAAGCTGACCGATCACACTGGCCGCCCGATGGGCCTAGTGGACGATGCGGAAGCGATTGGGGAGCTGGTGTAA
- a CDS encoding D-2-hydroxyacid dehydrogenase, with protein sequence MLLVIFPAVEPARLRRIEQAVPSFMVVNADSEEAALAAIVEADALFGRITPRLLSAARKLRWVQSSTASLEHYLFPELVEHPCVLTNMRGIFSDIVANHVLGYLLCFSRNLHHYLRQQARRQWAAYGGEASPTPKWGEAGEVTDVDRAHRDLAGATIGIVGYGGIGRAVARLAQAFEMLPVAVDRVAAPTVVDEVPCSPVEALDALLAQSDYVVLCAPHTPRTAHLIGREQLERMKREAILINVGRGALVDLAALTEALAEKRIAGAALDVFEIEPLPAEHPLWSFENVILTPHIGARSPQIADRHLQVLLRNLKLFADGQPLENVVDKREWC encoded by the coding sequence ATGCTCCTCGTCATCTTTCCCGCGGTTGAGCCGGCGCGGTTGCGGCGGATTGAACAGGCCGTTCCCTCTTTCATGGTCGTGAACGCCGACAGCGAAGAAGCCGCGCTGGCCGCGATCGTCGAAGCCGACGCGCTGTTTGGCCGAATCACGCCGCGGTTGCTGAGCGCGGCGCGCAAGCTGCGCTGGGTGCAATCGTCGACGGCGAGCCTGGAGCATTACCTGTTCCCCGAGTTGGTCGAGCACCCGTGCGTGCTGACCAACATGCGCGGCATTTTCTCGGACATCGTCGCCAACCACGTGCTGGGCTACCTGCTCTGCTTCTCGCGCAACTTGCACCATTACCTGCGCCAGCAAGCGCGGCGACAGTGGGCCGCGTACGGCGGCGAGGCTTCACCGACCCCCAAGTGGGGCGAGGCGGGCGAAGTGACCGACGTCGACCGCGCTCACCGCGACCTGGCCGGCGCGACGATCGGCATTGTCGGCTACGGGGGCATTGGCCGCGCGGTGGCGCGCCTGGCTCAGGCATTTGAAATGTTGCCTGTGGCCGTCGATCGGGTGGCCGCGCCGACCGTGGTTGACGAGGTGCCCTGCTCACCGGTCGAGGCGCTTGATGCGTTGCTTGCCCAGAGTGATTACGTCGTGCTCTGTGCGCCTCACACGCCGCGAACCGCGCACTTGATCGGGCGCGAACAGCTCGAACGGATGAAGCGTGAGGCGATTCTGATCAACGTCGGTCGCGGCGCGCTCGTCGACCTGGCGGCGTTGACCGAGGCGCTGGCTGAAAAGCGGATTGCCGGCGCGGCGCTCGACGTGTTCGAGATCGAGCCGTTGCCGGCCGAGCACCCACTGTGGAGCTTCGAGAACGTGATCCTCACCCCGCACATCGGCGCTCGTTCACCCCAAATCGCCGATCGCCACCTGCAAGTCCTGCTGCGCAACCTGAAGCTGTTCGCCGACGGCCAGCCCTTGGAAAACGTGGTCGACAAGCGCGAGTGGTGCTGA